The Chloroflexota bacterium genomic sequence ATTCGTGGAACTCACCCCCGTCACCCGGCGGGGCACACATTGAAATTGCGGGTGCATAGGTAGATGTCTCGTATCCTGGCGTTCCTGTGGGCGCTGTGCCTCAAGTTTCCGCCAATCATGCTCGTGTACCGCACGGTGCAGGAGATGAAGCATGACGACGCCACGCATATGGCCGCCGGCGTCGCCTACTACTCCATCCTTTCGCTGTTTCCGCTGACCATTGGCATCCTCGCCGTGTTCAGCCCGTTGCTGCCGGCCGAGACCGTTGAGGGCGCGCTCCTCGACTTCCTGCGCACCTACCTGCCCGGCTCCGACGACGCATTTCGAGAGAACCTGGAGGCCACCGGCGGCGTGCGCAGCGCCCTCGGCATCGTCAGTGTGCTTGGCATGTTCTGGTCCGCGAGCGCCATTTTCGGAGCCATCAGCAAGGCTGTGAACCGCGCCTGGGATGTGCACGAGGACCGGCCCTTCTACATCGACAAAGTCCGCCACATCGCGATGGCCTTCAGCGTGGGGCTCCTCTTCATCCTGTCCGTCTCGACCACCACACTCTTGCAGTTCGTGGACGACATAGCGGGCCGGAACGGCGGAATGATGCAGGTGCTTGAGCAGGACACGGTGAACACCATGGCCCGTGTGCTGCCCTTCGTGTTCAGCCTCGCCATCTTCCTGATGGTCTACAAATACGTGCCGAACACGGTCACGCACTGGCGGTACATCTGGCCTGGCGCGCTCCTGGCGGCCCTCGCGTTTGAGGTTGGCAAGGGCTTTTTCATTCTCTACCTGGACCGCTTCGCGGACTTCGAAATGGTGTACGGATCGCTGGGCACCGTCGTGGTGCTGATGCTCTGGACCTACGTCTCCGCCCTAACCCTCATCATCGGCGCGGAGTTCACCTCCGAGTATGAGCGCATGCTCCGCGGCGTCGAGCGCGGGCGCGTCATTCCGAGGGCCGGCCACCACTGAGACCCGGCGTCCTGGCGCCCGAGGCCGAGTAGAATGATGGCTGCGGGCCGAGCCCGGCAACAACCTCAAGAGGAAGCATCGTGAAAGCCACGCAACCAGACGGAGAGCGTGAAACCCGGAGGGGCCTTGAGCGGATAACCGTCCCGCTAAGCCGGGTCGTGGAGTCCCGGACCTTCGAGCTCTTCATCATCGGCGTCATCCTGGCCAACGCCGTCCTGCTGGGCCTCGGCACCTCGCCGGCAATCGAGCGCGACTACGGCGGCCTGCTGCACCTGGGCAATCAGGCAGCCCTCGGCATCTTCATCGTAGAGGCGCTGATGAAGCTGCTGGCCCTCGCGCCGCGGTCGCAGCGGTACTTCGCGTCGGGCTGGAATATCTTCGACTTCGCCGTCATCGTGTTCTCGCTGGTCCCGGCCACCGGACAGTTCGCGATGGTGTCGCGCCTGGCGCGCCTCCTCCGTGTGATGCGGCTCATCACCACAGTCAAGGAGTTGCGCGTCATCGTGGCGGCGCTGGTGCGGGCCATCCCCAGCGTGGGGCACGTAATGGTGCTCATGAGCATCGTCGTCTACATATACGCCATCATGGGCTACCATCTCTTTGCCGAGGAAGATCCCCAGTACTGGCGCAGCTTGGGCATCTCCGTCCTGACCCTCTTCAACATCGTCACCCTTGAGGGCTGGGTGGAAATCATGAACAATGTGATGGACACTTACCCCTGGGCGTGGGTGTACTTCACCAGCTTCATCATCATCGGCACCTTTGTAGTCATCAACATGTTCATCGCCATCATCGTCAACAGCTTGGACGAGGCCAAGTCCGACGCCCTCCGCGCTCTCCGCGAGCCATCAACGGCGGACGATCTGCTGCGCGAGATCCGCGAGACCCAGGCGGCCCTGCAACGTCTGCAGGAGCGCCTCGACGCCGAGGCCGAGAAATAGGTGGGATTGAGGGGATGAGGATGATTGCACGGAAATGCCACGGGGCGGCCCTGCGAGCCCTTGTGTACGCGCTGGTGGCGGCGCTGGCGCTTGCCATAGCCGCGGGCTGCGGCGGTGACGACGGAGAAGCGTCCTACCGCGTCGGCGTCATGGAGTCGCTCACCGGCCCCGGCGAGTCCTACGGCGTTGTGGCCAACCAGTCCAAGCAGATGGCCCTGGACGAGATCAACGCCGCGGGCGGCGTCGACGGCCGTCCACTGGAGTTCGTGGTGGAAGACTCCATGTGCAGTGCCCAGGGCGCGGTGTCGGCCTACAAGAAGCTGACCTCCGTCGACGGCGTGAAGATTATCCTCGGCCCGTCCTGCAGCGGCGCCATGCTCGGCGCGGCGCCCCTCGCCGAGGCCGACGGCGTCGTCCTCTTCTCCGGCATGGCAAGCAACGCAGACATCGCCAACGCCGGCGACTACATCTTCCGCACGCAGATAAGCGACATCGAAGTTGGGCGGCTGACCGGTGACCTCCTTTGGGCCGACGGCGTCCGGCGGCTCGCGACCATCACCGAGTCCACGGACTACGCCGAGGGCGTCCGCGGCAACACCGTGGAGAGGTTCCATGCACACGGCGGCGATGTGGTCGCGGCGGAGGCTTTCGCGTCGGACGTCACTGACTACCGCTCGCAGCTCAGCAAGCTGCTGGCCGCATCGCCGGACGCCGTGCACCTTGCGCCCCAGTCGGAGTTCGCCGCGGGCGCAATCATCAAACAGGCCCGGGAGCTCGGCTACGACGGCCCCATCTACGCCGAGACAGTCTCGCTCGGTGCGACGGCGCTGGAGATCGCCGGCGATGCCGCCACGGGCATGAAGGCCATCGCCGCCGACATTCACCCGGACAACCGGAAGGGGCAGGAAGTCGTTGCCAGCTTCCGCGACCGGTACGGCTACGTGTCGCTGCCCTGGCATCTGAGCTCCACCTACGACGATGTCTTCATCACCGCCGAGTGCCTGAGCCGGACCCGCGACGACCAAGACGCGGACGGCTTCCGCGACTGCCTCTACGACATCACCTGGAGCGGGGCAATCGGCGAGAACTACAGCTTCGACGAGAACGGCGAGGTTGTCGGCCTCTCGCGCGTCGTGGTGCAGGTGCTCCCCCTGGCCGAGCGCACGGCGGACAGGACGTACGTCGTGCTGGACCTGCCCGTCGTGGACGCGCCCTAATCGCGAGCCGCCGTCAATCAACCTCGCTTTCCTTGCGCCTTCAACCCGCCGCGCCCGACAATGGAGATGTAGGGCGCGGGAGGTGAAGCCATGGCAACGCATGTGATCACGGGAGCGTTCAGCTACACTGGCAAGTACATCGCCCGTCGGCTTCTAACCGAAGGCCACACGCTCCGAACGCTGACGGGCCGCCCCCGCGCGGACGACCCCTTCGCGTCCGAGATAGAGGCGTTCCCCCTCGACTTCAGCAGCCACACCGCCCTCACCGGCGCCATGCACGGCGCCGACACCCTCTATAACACCTACTGGATCCGCTTCGCCCGCGGCTCGATGACCTTCGAGCGAGCATTGGAGAACACCCGGGCGCTCATCGGCGCGGCGGTCGACGCGGGCGTGCGCCGCATCGTCCACGTCAGCGTCACAAACGCGTCCTCGGCCTCGCCTCTGGCGTACTTCCGCGGCAAGGGGCTGGTGGAGGAGGCCATCCACACGTCCGGGCTCTCCTACGGCATCGTGCGCCCGACGCTGGTGTTCGGGCTGGAGGACGTGCTCGTCAACAACATCGCGTGGACGCTCCGCCGCATGCCGGTCATGGCCGCGGCCAGTGGCGGCCGCTTCGAGTTCCAGCCGGTTTACGTCGACGACGTCGCCGAGATCGCCGTCGCCGCCGGCCGCGAGGACGCCAACGTGACCTGGGACGCCGTAGGCCCGGATCGGACTACCACCCGTGATCTCATCCACCTGGTAGCCCGCGCCATCGGCCGCCGTGCCCTGGTCATGCCCCTCCCGCCGCCGCTGTTCCGCCTCTCCTCGACGATGCTGGGCCTCATGCTGCGCGACGTCATCATGACCCGTGACGAGCTCGCCTCCCTCATGGGCGGACTCCTCACGTCGCCAGATCCCCCGCGTGGCCGCACCTCACTGCGCGAGTGGGCGCGCGAGAACGCCTCGTCGCTGGGACGCAGGTACGCCTCGGAGGTGGCGCGCCACTATCGGTGACGGCTGGGGACGTCGGTCGACAAGATCAAGGCGAACGATGGAATGAGATGAAACGATGGCGACGCATGTGGTCACCGGAGCGTTCAGCTACACGGGCAAGTACATCACCCGGCTGCTGTTGGCGGAGGGACACACGGTCAGGACGCTGACGGGCCACCCCCGGCCCGGCGACCCGCTGAGCAAGAACGTGGAGACCTTCCCGCTGGACTTCAGCGACCGCGATGGCCTGACACGGGTGCTGCGCGGGGCGGACACGCTGTTCAACACGTACTGGGTTCGTTTTCCTAAGGGCAAGACCACCTTTGAGCGGGCGGTGGAGAACTCGCGGACGCTCATCGGCGCGGCGGCGGCCGCGGCGCGGCGCCTGGTGCACGTCAGCATCACCAACGCAAACTCCCAGTCACCGCTGCCGTACTTCCGGGGGAAGGGGCTGGTGGAGGAGGCCATTGCGGACTCCGGCCTCTCCTACGCCATCCTGCGGCCCACAGTGATCTTTGGAGTGGAGGACATCCTGCTGAACAACATTGCGTGGTCCGTGCGCCGGTTTCCCATCATGCCCATACCCGGCGACGGCGCGTATGAGCTGCAGCCGATCTTTGTAGAGGACCTGGCGGCGCTGGCCGTCGAGGCCGTAGCGGGTGAGGACCGCGCCGTGATGGACGCCGTGGGGCCGGAGCGGTACAGCTACCGGGACCTGGTGCGGCTCATCGCGGACGCCGTCGGGGTGCGGCCCCGGCTGCTGAAGTTGCCGGCGGACGTGGCGCTGGGGATGTCGCGCAGGTTGGGGATGCTGCTGCGGGACACGATGCTCACCCGCGACGAGGTGAAGGGGCTGACGGCCGGCCTGCTGGTGTCCGGCGAGCCCCCGCGTGGCCGCACCTCGCTGCGCGAGTGGGCGCGCGGGAACGCGGACCTGCTCGGGCGCACGTACGCCTCGGAGGTGGCCCGCCACTACCGCTGACCCCAAGCGTACGTTCGCGCCCTGCTCTGCTAGAATGTGCCCCAGGAGGACGTATGCCCAATCGACTGGCAGCGGAAACGAGCCCCTACCTGCAGCAGCACGCCAACAACCCCGTTGACTGGTACCCGTGGGGCCCCGAGGCCCTCGATCTGGCCGCCCGCGAGGACAAGCCCATCTTCCTCAGCATCGGCTACTCCTCATGCCACTGGTGCCACGTCATGGAGCGCGAGTCGTTCGAGGACCCGGCTATCGCGGAGGTCATGAACCGCCTCTTCGTCAGCATCAAGGTTGACCGCGAGGAACGCCCGGACCTGGACGCCATCTACATGAACGCCGTGGTCGCCGTCAGCGGCGCCGGCGGCTGGCCTATGAGCGTCTTCCTGACCCCGGACCTGAAGCCGTTTTACGGCGGCACCTACTACCCGCCGCAAGACCGGGGCGGCATCCCCAGCTTCCGCCGTGTGCTGGAGGCGACGGCCAACGCCTACCACCAGCGCCGCAACGAGGTCGTCGCCTCCGCCGACCAGATCGTCCAGCACCTTCGCCACAACGCGGCCTTCGCCGGCGACGACGAGGACCTCACGCCCGCCGTGCTGGACGTCGCCTTCAAGCGTCTCGCTCCGCACATCGACACCGAGTGGGGCGGCTTCGGCTCCAACATCAAGTTCCCGCAGCCCATGGTCCACGAGTTCCTCCTCCGCTTCGGCGACCGCAGCGGTGAGCCCACCGCGCAAGTAATGGTCGACCTGACGCTGGACCGCATGATGCGCGGCGGCATCTACGACCACCTCGGCGGCGGCTTCCACCGCTACGCCACCGACCGTTCGTGGCTGGTGCCCCACTTCGAGAAGATGCTCTACGACAACGCCCTCCTGGTCCGCCTCTACGTCCATGCCTGCCAGGCTATAGGCCGCACCGAGTACCGAAAAGTGGCCGAGGAGACCATCGAGTTCATCCTCCGCGACATGCGCGATGCCTCCGGCGGCTTCTACACCGCCCTCGACGCCGACAGTGAGGGGCACGAGGGCCTCTTCTACATCTGGAGCCGCGCCGAGATCCTCGAGCGCCTGGGGCAGGAGGCCGGCGAGCGCTTCTGCAGCGTCTATGGCGTGACGGAAAGCGGCAACTTTGAGGGCGCCAACATCCTCTTCCTCCCCCAGGAGCTCGCCGCCGTCGCCGAGCATTTGGGCCTTCCCGTGGAGGAGCTCTCGGCCGAACTGGAAGAGGGCAAGGCAACCCTCCTCGCCGCGAGGGAAAACCGCATCTGGCCCTTCCTCGACGACAAGGTGTTGACCGGCTGGAACGCCCTCATGCTGGGTGCGCTGGCGGAGGCCGCGGCAGTCTTCGATCGCAGCGACTACCTCCAGGCAGCGGAGGCCAACGCCGATTTCCTGCTCACCACCTTGCGTGACGCCGAAGGCCGGCTCCTCCGCACCTACCGCGAGGGCGAGGTCAAGCTGAAGGGCTACCTGGAGGACTACGCCTTCCTCGTCGACGGCCTGCTCTCCCTCTACGAG encodes the following:
- a CDS encoding NAD(P)H-binding protein → MATHVVTGAFSYTGKYITRLLLAEGHTVRTLTGHPRPGDPLSKNVETFPLDFSDRDGLTRVLRGADTLFNTYWVRFPKGKTTFERAVENSRTLIGAAAAAARRLVHVSITNANSQSPLPYFRGKGLVEEAIADSGLSYAILRPTVIFGVEDILLNNIAWSVRRFPIMPIPGDGAYELQPIFVEDLAALAVEAVAGEDRAVMDAVGPERYSYRDLVRLIADAVGVRPRLLKLPADVALGMSRRLGMLLRDTMLTRDEVKGLTAGLLVSGEPPRGRTSLREWARGNADLLGRTYASEVARHYR
- a CDS encoding thioredoxin domain-containing protein produces the protein MPNRLAAETSPYLQQHANNPVDWYPWGPEALDLAAREDKPIFLSIGYSSCHWCHVMERESFEDPAIAEVMNRLFVSIKVDREERPDLDAIYMNAVVAVSGAGGWPMSVFLTPDLKPFYGGTYYPPQDRGGIPSFRRVLEATANAYHQRRNEVVASADQIVQHLRHNAAFAGDDEDLTPAVLDVAFKRLAPHIDTEWGGFGSNIKFPQPMVHEFLLRFGDRSGEPTAQVMVDLTLDRMMRGGIYDHLGGGFHRYATDRSWLVPHFEKMLYDNALLVRLYVHACQAIGRTEYRKVAEETIEFILRDMRDASGGFYTALDADSEGHEGLFYIWSRAEILERLGQEAGERFCSVYGVTESGNFEGANILFLPQELAAVAEHLGLPVEELSAELEEGKATLLAARENRIWPFLDDKVLTGWNALMLGALAEAAAVFDRSDYLQAAEANADFLLTTLRDAEGRLLRTYREGEVKLKGYLEDYAFLVDGLLSLYEATFEPRWLREAQSLAEAMLSLFWDEDVAGFYSTGSDHEELLMRPQDFYDNAIPSGASSAALALLRLGTITGVPKYAEVANIALRSMRTSVTNQPIGYGHWLCAMDYALSTPREVVVVGDREDAATKALLEAVHSRYIPNKVVAGMASEDDPIADELALLEGRGLVGGRPTAYVCQNYACQLPVTDPAALLEQLGAAGAPADPSQLDSYLLPPKWRLNPISEAGE
- a CDS encoding NAD(P)H-binding protein, with protein sequence MATHVITGAFSYTGKYIARRLLTEGHTLRTLTGRPRADDPFASEIEAFPLDFSSHTALTGAMHGADTLYNTYWIRFARGSMTFERALENTRALIGAAVDAGVRRIVHVSVTNASSASPLAYFRGKGLVEEAIHTSGLSYGIVRPTLVFGLEDVLVNNIAWTLRRMPVMAAASGGRFEFQPVYVDDVAEIAVAAGREDANVTWDAVGPDRTTTRDLIHLVARAIGRRALVMPLPPPLFRLSSTMLGLMLRDVIMTRDELASLMGGLLTSPDPPRGRTSLREWARENASSLGRRYASEVARHYR
- a CDS encoding YihY/virulence factor BrkB family protein, translated to MSRILAFLWALCLKFPPIMLVYRTVQEMKHDDATHMAAGVAYYSILSLFPLTIGILAVFSPLLPAETVEGALLDFLRTYLPGSDDAFRENLEATGGVRSALGIVSVLGMFWSASAIFGAISKAVNRAWDVHEDRPFYIDKVRHIAMAFSVGLLFILSVSTTTLLQFVDDIAGRNGGMMQVLEQDTVNTMARVLPFVFSLAIFLMVYKYVPNTVTHWRYIWPGALLAALAFEVGKGFFILYLDRFADFEMVYGSLGTVVVLMLWTYVSALTLIIGAEFTSEYERMLRGVERGRVIPRAGHH
- a CDS encoding ion transporter, producing MESRTFELFIIGVILANAVLLGLGTSPAIERDYGGLLHLGNQAALGIFIVEALMKLLALAPRSQRYFASGWNIFDFAVIVFSLVPATGQFAMVSRLARLLRVMRLITTVKELRVIVAALVRAIPSVGHVMVLMSIVVYIYAIMGYHLFAEEDPQYWRSLGISVLTLFNIVTLEGWVEIMNNVMDTYPWAWVYFTSFIIIGTFVVINMFIAIIVNSLDEAKSDALRALREPSTADDLLREIRETQAALQRLQERLDAEAEK
- a CDS encoding ABC transporter substrate-binding protein, with amino-acid sequence MIARKCHGAALRALVYALVAALALAIAAGCGGDDGEASYRVGVMESLTGPGESYGVVANQSKQMALDEINAAGGVDGRPLEFVVEDSMCSAQGAVSAYKKLTSVDGVKIILGPSCSGAMLGAAPLAEADGVVLFSGMASNADIANAGDYIFRTQISDIEVGRLTGDLLWADGVRRLATITESTDYAEGVRGNTVERFHAHGGDVVAAEAFASDVTDYRSQLSKLLAASPDAVHLAPQSEFAAGAIIKQARELGYDGPIYAETVSLGATALEIAGDAATGMKAIAADIHPDNRKGQEVVASFRDRYGYVSLPWHLSSTYDDVFITAECLSRTRDDQDADGFRDCLYDITWSGAIGENYSFDENGEVVGLSRVVVQVLPLAERTADRTYVVLDLPVVDAP